A genomic window from Thalassoroseus pseudoceratinae includes:
- a CDS encoding serine hydroxymethyltransferase yields the protein MSLRDADPSVWDMIQREETRQVEGLELIASENYTSAAIQEAAGTVLTNKYAEGYPGRRYYGGCEFVDEVETLARDRVRELFGAEHANVQPHAGSQANMAAYMSVLKPGDTILAMDLAQGGHLTHGMHLNFSGQLYNVVHYGVREDDHRIDFDQVASLAKEHKPNMIVAGASAYPREIDHSKFADIARETGAKLMVDMAHYSGLVAGKVHNNPVPVADFVTTTTHKTLRGPRSGMVLCKEEYAKDVDRTVFPGLQGGPLMHIIAAKAVCFGEALQPSFQEYAKQVVSNAKTLAETLAAGGLRLMSGGTDNHLILTDVTSIDLTGKIAEKALDQAGITVNKNMIPYDQRKPLDPSGIRIGTAALTTRGMKEDEMQQVGQWILRVMKSADNDAEIEKVRGEIQEFARNFPVPGIK from the coding sequence ATGTCATTGCGAGATGCCGATCCGTCTGTTTGGGATATGATTCAGCGTGAGGAAACCCGACAAGTTGAGGGATTGGAACTCATCGCGTCGGAAAACTACACCAGTGCCGCGATTCAGGAAGCGGCCGGCACGGTGCTGACGAACAAATACGCGGAAGGTTATCCCGGTCGACGATATTACGGCGGATGCGAATTCGTCGATGAAGTCGAAACGTTGGCTCGCGACCGTGTGCGGGAACTGTTCGGAGCCGAACACGCCAACGTCCAACCTCACGCCGGTTCCCAAGCGAACATGGCAGCTTACATGTCCGTGTTGAAGCCGGGCGATACCATTCTCGCAATGGATTTGGCCCAAGGCGGACACCTGACTCACGGCATGCACCTGAACTTTTCGGGTCAGTTGTACAACGTGGTCCACTACGGCGTGCGTGAGGACGATCACCGGATTGACTTCGATCAAGTGGCCAGTCTTGCGAAAGAGCACAAGCCAAACATGATCGTCGCGGGCGCGAGTGCGTATCCGCGAGAAATCGATCACAGCAAGTTCGCCGACATCGCCCGTGAAACGGGGGCAAAGTTGATGGTGGACATGGCTCACTACTCCGGTTTGGTGGCGGGGAAAGTCCACAACAACCCGGTGCCGGTCGCCGACTTCGTCACCACGACCACGCACAAAACGCTTCGTGGTCCGCGTTCCGGCATGGTCCTTTGCAAGGAAGAATACGCCAAAGACGTTGACCGCACGGTCTTCCCCGGTCTGCAAGGTGGACCGTTGATGCACATCATCGCCGCGAAAGCCGTCTGCTTCGGTGAGGCGTTGCAACCATCGTTCCAAGAATACGCGAAGCAAGTCGTGTCCAACGCGAAAACGCTGGCGGAGACACTGGCGGCCGGTGGACTTCGCTTGATGAGCGGTGGAACCGACAACCACCTGATTCTGACCGACGTGACATCAATCGATCTCACCGGAAAAATCGCCGAGAAAGCACTCGATCAAGCGGGCATCACGGTCAACAAGAACATGATCCCTTACGATCAACGCAAACCGCTCGACCCCAGTGGGATCCGCATCGGAACGGCGGCGCTCACCACCCGTGGCATGAAGGAAGATGAAATGCAGCAGGTGGGGCAGTGGATTCTCCGCGTGATGAAATCCGCTGACAACGACGCTGAGATTGAGAAAGTTCGAGGCGAAATCCAAGAGTTCGCCCGCAACTTCCCTGTGCCGGGAATCAAGTAG
- a CDS encoding DUF1579 domain-containing protein, which translates to MRQSCWLVALAVILSSSGTAWSQDKSEAAEGFDPAEMEKLFEEYATPGTEHKQFRRMVGDWKTKTTSYYPNPEKPTVTEGSAKFRMILGGRFLQQRFQGEYEGKPYTGIGISGYDKATKKYVGSWMDTMGTGIMSTTGKYNEETHQMVESGTSHSPLGQIEFRMVTDYQSDDAFTFTMFMTVPGMPEMKSMEIAYTRQAGDASKAKKPAKQRRNKKKATDATE; encoded by the coding sequence ATGCGTCAATCGTGTTGGCTCGTTGCGTTGGCGGTGATCTTGAGTAGTTCGGGAACAGCATGGTCCCAAGATAAATCGGAGGCGGCCGAGGGATTCGACCCTGCGGAGATGGAAAAGCTGTTCGAGGAGTACGCAACTCCCGGCACAGAGCACAAACAGTTTCGGCGGATGGTTGGTGATTGGAAAACAAAAACCACCAGCTACTACCCCAACCCCGAGAAACCCACCGTGACCGAAGGATCGGCCAAGTTCCGCATGATTTTAGGCGGGCGGTTTCTGCAACAGCGGTTCCAAGGCGAATACGAAGGCAAGCCATATACCGGCATTGGGATCAGCGGATACGACAAAGCGACCAAGAAGTATGTCGGCAGTTGGATGGACACCATGGGCACCGGCATCATGTCCACGACCGGCAAATACAACGAAGAGACGCACCAAATGGTCGAAAGTGGAACTTCCCACAGTCCGCTGGGGCAGATCGAATTCCGGATGGTGACCGATTACCAATCGGACGACGCATTCACCTTCACGATGTTCATGACCGTGCCCGGCATGCCGGAAATGAAGTCGATGGAAATCGCTTATACCCGTCAGGCGGGAGACGCGTCGAAAGCGAAGAAGCCGGCCAAACAGCGTCGCAACAAAAAGAAGGCGACGGACGCGACCGAGTGA
- the larE gene encoding ATP-dependent sacrificial sulfur transferase LarE produces MPSPTVLDTKRDRLIEILQGYEHVVVAFSAGVDSTVVAKAAWLACGENAEAVTAVSSSLASGELDEAKELAAKIGIRHRVIHTQEFANSDYAKNAPDRCYFCKTELYDQLERLLSESVGNDVVIVNGANLDDRGDHRPGMRAASEHHVRSPLIEAGLNKTDVRELARSWDLPVWDKPAMPCLSSRIAYGVEVTPERVRRVDAAEQFLRQTFGFREFRVRHEAGELARIEVPLADLPTLLEPSHRERVTAEFKRLGFRFVTVDLEGFRSGSLNVVIPVEQLQRFSS; encoded by the coding sequence ATGCCCTCCCCGACCGTCTTAGACACCAAACGCGACCGGCTGATCGAAATCTTGCAAGGCTACGAGCATGTGGTCGTTGCGTTTTCGGCAGGTGTCGATAGTACGGTTGTCGCGAAAGCGGCTTGGTTGGCGTGCGGCGAGAACGCGGAAGCGGTCACGGCGGTCAGTTCAAGCTTGGCGAGTGGCGAACTCGATGAAGCGAAAGAACTTGCGGCGAAGATCGGCATTCGACATCGGGTGATTCACACGCAAGAATTTGCAAACTCCGACTACGCCAAGAACGCCCCCGATCGTTGCTATTTTTGTAAAACCGAACTGTATGATCAGTTGGAGCGGTTGCTATCCGAGTCGGTCGGGAACGATGTCGTCATTGTCAACGGGGCGAATCTGGACGACAGAGGTGATCACCGGCCCGGAATGCGAGCGGCGAGTGAGCATCATGTGCGGAGTCCGCTTATCGAGGCCGGTCTCAACAAGACCGACGTCCGAGAACTCGCCCGCTCGTGGGATTTACCGGTCTGGGACAAACCTGCCATGCCCTGCCTTTCCAGTCGGATCGCGTATGGTGTGGAGGTCACGCCGGAACGGGTTCGTCGAGTCGATGCCGCCGAACAATTTCTGCGTCAGACATTCGGATTCCGAGAATTTCGGGTCCGTCATGAGGCCGGCGAGCTTGCCCGAATCGAAGTGCCACTTGCCGATTTGCCAACACTGTTGGAGCCTTCACACCGAGAACGCGTCACCGCGGAATTCAAACGTCTCGGTTTTCGCTTCGTGACGGTCGATCTGGAAGGGTTTCGGTCCGGAAGTCTGAACGTCGTGATTCCGGTCGAGCAACTCCAGCGATTCTCCAGTTGA
- a CDS encoding c-type cytochrome domain-containing protein — translation MGIRLVAIAAVLFGLVLTSGDVEAALNSAQRRELQTLQRELSKVASMVLRKDVEGAEKLLQETQKQIDEIVKEAKAEDDRFVKTLRQTIDRHQNKIRSLKGEDPAKPENGEAGGMSFKDDVRPILAKYCGGCHIDNARGGLRLGSAAAAVQGGQKGPAVVPGNPNGSLMLRRIAAGQMPPGNRPKPNPQEITVLAKWIADGAKEGGPSKKLPKVDVPKPTGNETVSFKEDIAPFMVNLCVGCHSGNDPRGGLNLTTVRNMMLGGDTGMVILPGDLENSRMYRLVAGKEAPRMPQGQARITRKNLNDFTKWFEEGNKIDVDDPDKLLREVVPTPAELLARELAALTPEEFSQRRLQRSHDAWNRALPKQNYRIYETRDFAVLGNVPGERLRQIGDWAEEQAVTLRDMFGHKADEELWKGRLAIVVLKDRYEFGEYNLIIERRESPAEMTGYSRVTSNGQDAYAVLLDVGDESSAASPGMRVNVISQIIGAYLARGEGQLPEWLKRGTGLVIASQSVEEDPYLQGLKKAAQTPLQRLTKPADVFADGQFSPTEVGPVGYALVDFLIKGGTKRKFGEFIRALQSGASVNNAIQSVYRATPQQLAINFFATFR, via the coding sequence ATGGGAATACGTCTAGTTGCGATAGCGGCCGTTCTGTTCGGCTTGGTTTTGACGAGTGGCGATGTCGAGGCGGCGTTGAATTCAGCTCAACGGCGTGAGTTGCAAACGCTGCAACGGGAGTTGTCCAAAGTTGCGTCGATGGTGCTGCGTAAAGACGTTGAGGGAGCGGAGAAACTGCTTCAAGAGACGCAAAAGCAGATCGACGAGATTGTCAAAGAAGCCAAGGCCGAAGACGATCGCTTCGTGAAAACCTTGCGGCAAACCATCGACCGCCATCAGAACAAGATTCGTTCGCTTAAAGGCGAAGATCCTGCCAAACCCGAAAATGGCGAAGCGGGCGGCATGAGTTTCAAGGACGATGTGCGGCCGATCTTGGCAAAATACTGCGGTGGCTGTCATATCGACAACGCCCGTGGGGGGTTACGGTTGGGATCGGCTGCCGCAGCGGTGCAGGGGGGGCAGAAAGGTCCTGCCGTTGTACCGGGCAACCCGAACGGCAGTTTGATGCTGCGACGAATTGCGGCCGGTCAAATGCCGCCTGGTAATCGACCAAAGCCGAATCCGCAGGAAATCACGGTTCTGGCGAAATGGATCGCCGACGGTGCGAAAGAGGGCGGGCCATCGAAAAAATTACCGAAAGTGGACGTTCCCAAACCCACCGGCAACGAAACCGTCTCCTTCAAGGAAGACATTGCACCGTTCATGGTCAATCTGTGTGTGGGGTGTCACAGCGGCAACGATCCACGCGGCGGACTGAATCTCACCACCGTTCGCAACATGATGCTCGGCGGCGACACGGGAATGGTCATCTTGCCTGGAGATTTGGAGAACAGTCGGATGTATCGGCTGGTTGCCGGTAAAGAAGCGCCACGAATGCCGCAGGGACAAGCTCGAATCACTCGAAAAAACCTTAATGACTTCACAAAGTGGTTTGAGGAAGGCAATAAGATCGATGTTGATGACCCCGATAAGTTGCTTCGCGAAGTCGTACCGACTCCCGCCGAGTTGTTGGCTCGTGAGTTGGCAGCGTTGACACCCGAAGAGTTCTCGCAAAGGCGACTCCAGCGCAGTCACGACGCGTGGAACCGGGCATTGCCGAAGCAGAATTATCGCATCTACGAAACACGGGATTTCGCCGTTCTTGGCAACGTGCCCGGTGAGCGTTTGCGTCAAATCGGGGACTGGGCGGAAGAGCAAGCTGTCACGCTGCGAGACATGTTCGGTCACAAAGCTGACGAAGAACTTTGGAAAGGGCGGTTAGCGATCGTCGTCTTGAAAGATCGCTACGAATTCGGTGAGTACAATCTCATCATCGAACGCCGTGAAAGTCCCGCTGAAATGACAGGATATTCGCGGGTCACTTCCAATGGTCAAGACGCCTACGCGGTGTTGCTCGACGTGGGTGACGAATCCAGTGCTGCCAGTCCGGGGATGCGAGTGAATGTGATTTCACAGATCATCGGAGCATATTTGGCACGTGGGGAAGGGCAGTTGCCGGAATGGTTGAAACGCGGCACGGGGTTGGTGATCGCCTCGCAGAGTGTGGAAGAAGACCCGTACCTGCAAGGTTTAAAGAAGGCCGCTCAGACGCCGTTGCAACGATTGACGAAACCGGCGGACGTGTTCGCCGACGGCCAGTTCTCGCCCACGGAGGTCGGACCGGTCGGCTATGCCTTGGTCGACTTTCTGATCAAAGGCGGAACGAAGCGGAAGTTCGGCGAGTTCATTCGGGCATTGCAATCGGGGGCGAGCGTTAATAACGCCATCCAAAGTGTCTACCGAGCTACCCCGCAACAACTTGCGATCAACTTCTTCGCAACATTTCGCTAG
- the thiO gene encoding glycine oxidase ThiO: MADVVVIGGGVIGLSLAWELAGQGAKVTLLDRQPLGQEASWAGAGMLSPGKVGPVMNPEQRLRAHSHELWKPLSEALADLTGIDNGLRNCGAIEVGFAGEQDRISREIDTWKSEGVSVEPLDAADFPKYESALSRETESGYLLPEMAQVRNPRHLKALAVGCGLRGGVTVHSDLEVIGFETEGDRVTSVRTPYGNIQGDQYCLTAGAWSAKLASQLGLGISVSPVRGQIVLLSTVPRVLSRIVQRGRRYLVPRPDGRLLVGATEEYDTGFKKENTAGGVAEMLRFAAEIVPALELAKIERMWSGLRPGSPDGLPYLGKVPSFENFFVAAGHFRSGLQMSPATARVMRQLILGQELDFSLSGLECDRDTRGRND, encoded by the coding sequence ATGGCGGATGTGGTGGTGATTGGTGGCGGCGTGATCGGCTTGTCGCTGGCTTGGGAGTTGGCCGGGCAGGGGGCGAAAGTCACGCTGCTCGATCGGCAACCGCTCGGGCAGGAAGCCTCGTGGGCTGGTGCGGGAATGTTGTCGCCGGGGAAAGTTGGCCCTGTGATGAATCCCGAGCAACGATTGCGAGCCCACAGTCACGAACTATGGAAACCACTCAGTGAAGCTCTCGCTGATCTCACCGGTATCGACAACGGTCTTCGAAATTGTGGGGCGATCGAGGTTGGTTTTGCTGGCGAACAGGATCGGATTTCGCGTGAGATCGACACGTGGAAATCGGAAGGCGTGAGCGTTGAACCGCTCGATGCCGCAGACTTCCCCAAATACGAATCCGCTCTGAGTCGCGAAACGGAATCAGGATACCTTTTGCCGGAGATGGCTCAAGTTCGCAATCCCCGACACCTCAAAGCGTTGGCAGTAGGATGCGGCCTGCGTGGCGGCGTGACGGTGCATTCCGATCTTGAAGTCATTGGTTTCGAGACCGAAGGCGACCGTGTCACATCTGTACGCACTCCTTACGGAAATATCCAAGGGGATCAATATTGCCTCACGGCGGGAGCGTGGTCGGCGAAATTGGCATCCCAACTGGGACTGGGAATTTCGGTGTCTCCGGTGCGTGGGCAGATTGTCTTGCTTTCCACGGTTCCACGTGTGCTGAGCCGAATCGTACAACGCGGCCGACGGTATCTCGTGCCACGCCCCGATGGCCGATTGCTGGTGGGAGCCACCGAGGAATACGACACCGGATTCAAAAAAGAAAACACCGCGGGTGGTGTGGCGGAGATGCTTCGATTCGCCGCAGAGATCGTCCCAGCCTTGGAACTTGCCAAGATCGAACGGATGTGGTCCGGACTGCGGCCCGGTTCGCCGGATGGACTCCCCTACCTCGGGAAAGTCCCTAGCTTCGAGAATTTCTTCGTTGCCGCCGGGCATTTCCGTTCCGGATTGCAAATGTCACCGGCGACGGCTCGCGTGATGAGGCAACTCATTCTCGGCCAAGAACTCGACTTCTCCCTGTCCGGATTGGAATGTGACCGCGACACACGCGGCCGAAACGACTGA
- the dtd gene encoding D-aminoacyl-tRNA deacylase yields the protein MRAVVQRVTEASVTVEDETVGQIGHGFLVLLGVGQDDTEADADYLAQKIVGLRVFEDDAGKMNRGLLDVGGELLVVSQFTLWGDCRKGRRPSFVAAAPPEKADPLYQHFVSAARSAGVTVATGRFRAEMQVSLINDGPVTLLLDSRKEF from the coding sequence ATGCGTGCGGTTGTTCAACGAGTTACGGAAGCCAGCGTCACTGTCGAAGACGAGACGGTCGGCCAAATCGGGCATGGGTTCCTGGTGCTCCTGGGTGTTGGTCAAGACGACACCGAAGCGGACGCGGATTATCTCGCTCAAAAAATCGTCGGTTTGAGGGTCTTCGAAGACGATGCCGGGAAGATGAACCGCGGGTTGCTGGATGTTGGCGGGGAACTGTTGGTGGTCAGTCAGTTCACGCTTTGGGGTGATTGTCGCAAAGGACGCCGCCCCAGCTTTGTCGCTGCGGCACCGCCAGAAAAGGCCGACCCGCTGTATCAACACTTCGTATCGGCTGCCCGGTCCGCCGGGGTGACGGTTGCCACCGGTCGATTCCGGGCGGAGATGCAAGTTTCTCTGATCAATGATGGCCCGGTGACGTTACTTCTCGACAGCCGTAAGGAATTCTGA
- a CDS encoding CvpA family protein, with amino-acid sequence MWYDLLIACILIYATLRGAQKGITWQLAVIGSVLMCFAFAGSLSEKMAPFFTVEPPLNKWLAMLVLYVIFSIISFAIARQLRSLIEKMKFQELDSHLGAVLGLAKGGLIAFILTFFAITLTQKFPRLRDEVFYSYTGHYAAVVADRLHTVMPEELYGIVHPHLDQLDRTGIDLHAHSDDDVTDSDDNHPHPDHPDHDRRDQPPAPIRIIPPNDPLAENNGWESDGNKPFPLNPPARDKNSDSDLVARREWEKLLREIGSVYSDDPSAQNAITDEVSDALGGLPDRVKLAVIKDWYTDLLVFDRSSDPDKQTDLSSPLDERIVRQLERIGVPLSTLSADLQTRLRGQLRR; translated from the coding sequence ATGTGGTACGACTTACTGATTGCCTGCATTCTCATCTATGCGACTTTGCGTGGTGCGCAAAAGGGAATTACCTGGCAGCTGGCCGTCATCGGTTCCGTGCTGATGTGCTTTGCATTCGCCGGTTCGCTTTCGGAAAAGATGGCTCCGTTCTTCACTGTTGAGCCGCCATTGAATAAATGGCTTGCGATGCTAGTGCTCTACGTGATTTTCTCGATCATCTCGTTTGCGATTGCTCGACAATTGCGATCACTGATCGAGAAAATGAAATTCCAAGAACTCGACAGTCACTTGGGTGCTGTCCTGGGACTCGCGAAAGGGGGACTGATCGCGTTTATTCTGACGTTCTTTGCCATCACATTGACGCAGAAGTTTCCTCGGCTACGCGACGAAGTTTTTTACTCCTACACGGGGCATTACGCGGCTGTTGTGGCCGACCGTTTACACACGGTGATGCCAGAAGAACTTTATGGAATTGTGCATCCGCATTTGGACCAACTTGATCGCACTGGAATCGATCTCCACGCACATTCGGACGATGACGTAACCGACTCCGACGACAACCATCCGCATCCTGATCATCCAGACCACGATCGACGCGACCAACCACCGGCTCCCATTCGGATCATTCCACCGAACGATCCGTTGGCAGAGAACAACGGCTGGGAGAGCGATGGCAACAAACCGTTTCCTTTGAATCCGCCCGCGAGAGACAAGAACAGCGATAGCGATCTCGTTGCCCGTCGGGAGTGGGAAAAACTATTGCGGGAAATCGGTTCGGTTTACTCGGACGACCCCAGTGCTCAAAATGCAATTACTGACGAAGTCAGCGATGCGTTGGGCGGTTTGCCAGATCGTGTGAAGCTCGCGGTCATCAAAGATTGGTACACCGACTTGCTCGTCTTTGATCGCTCGTCCGATCCCGACAAACAAACCGATCTCAGCAGTCCGCTCGACGAACGGATTGTGCGGCAACTCGAACGCATTGGAGTGCCGCTCTCGACATTGTCGGCTGACTTGCAGACCCGGTTACGAGGCCAACTTCGACGATGA
- a CDS encoding CehA/McbA family metallohydrolase domain-containing protein, translated as MADSHSRSPRRLLTGIVSIALLACLLWFSSRPSQPTTIAATLEASGATKWYRGNIHTHSLWSDGDDYPEMIAKWYKDQGYQFLCFTDHNVLATTERWIDVEKNKGGLKAFNKLKQAFPKDWVDERMRNERRQVRLKRFDEVSNKFNEIGKYLLIQGEEITDRFGNLPIHMNVSNIKELIPPMRGESVADTMQNNVNAVEAQRQRTGQSMMIHLNHPNFGYAVTAEDLMGIVGEKFFEVYNGHPGVRNSGDDKHAGTERMWDIILTKRLGEFDLPVMYGLAVDDGHSYHNIPSRSSNPGRGWVMVLAKELESETIVEAMEAGQFYSSSGVELRKVISSDQGLRVEVEPEEGVTYQIDFIGTRTGYDPEGKPVLDAKGQPMRVTMQYSDDIGKVLKTVTGTTADYQFEGDELYVRARVTSSKAHPNPSEVGEKERAWVQPLVGPATKTK; from the coding sequence ATGGCCGACTCACACTCACGTTCCCCCCGCCGACTTTTGACCGGGATTGTGTCAATCGCTTTGTTGGCATGTCTGCTCTGGTTTTCTTCCCGACCGAGTCAGCCGACGACAATCGCAGCGACATTGGAAGCCAGCGGAGCCACCAAGTGGTATCGAGGAAACATCCACACACACTCGCTGTGGAGTGACGGCGACGACTATCCGGAAATGATCGCGAAGTGGTACAAGGACCAAGGTTACCAATTCCTCTGCTTCACCGATCACAACGTGCTGGCGACCACCGAACGTTGGATCGATGTCGAAAAGAACAAAGGCGGACTCAAAGCCTTCAACAAACTCAAACAAGCATTTCCCAAAGACTGGGTCGATGAGCGAATGCGAAACGAGCGTCGGCAAGTTCGACTAAAACGGTTCGACGAAGTCTCGAACAAGTTCAACGAAATCGGAAAGTATCTTCTGATCCAAGGAGAGGAGATCACCGACCGATTTGGAAATCTGCCGATTCACATGAACGTCAGCAACATCAAGGAACTCATTCCACCGATGCGTGGCGAGAGCGTTGCCGACACCATGCAGAACAACGTGAACGCTGTCGAAGCTCAACGACAACGCACGGGCCAGTCGATGATGATTCACCTCAATCATCCGAACTTCGGTTACGCCGTCACCGCGGAGGATTTGATGGGGATTGTGGGCGAGAAATTCTTCGAGGTCTACAACGGCCACCCCGGTGTTCGTAACTCCGGTGACGACAAACACGCGGGCACGGAACGCATGTGGGACATCATCTTGACCAAACGACTTGGCGAATTCGATCTGCCGGTTATGTACGGTTTGGCTGTCGACGACGGACACAGTTACCACAACATTCCGAGCCGTTCGAGCAATCCCGGTCGTGGTTGGGTCATGGTGCTCGCGAAGGAACTGGAATCGGAAACCATTGTCGAAGCCATGGAAGCCGGTCAGTTTTATTCATCCTCGGGCGTGGAGCTACGAAAGGTCATTTCGAGTGACCAGGGGTTGCGGGTCGAAGTCGAACCGGAAGAGGGCGTGACCTACCAGATTGATTTCATCGGCACTCGCACCGGTTACGATCCGGAAGGCAAACCCGTCCTCGATGCGAAAGGTCAGCCCATGCGTGTGACCATGCAGTACAGCGACGACATTGGCAAAGTGCTGAAGACAGTCACGGGGACGACGGCGGACTATCAGTTTGAAGGCGACGAACTCTATGTCCGTGCTCGCGTGACTTCGTCGAAAGCCCACCCGAATCCGTCGGAAGTTGGCGAGAAAGAACGAGCCTGGGTGCAACCGCTCGTTGGGCCGGCAACCAAAACCAAATAG
- a CDS encoding glutamate synthase subunit beta: MGKPTGFKEFTRKVPTDRDPALRILDWNEFHEHMDVDALQEQGARCMDCGVPFCHTGDLMANMASGCPINNLIPEWNDLVYRDQWREALDRLHKTNNFPEFTGRVCPAPCEGSCVLGIIEPPVTIKNIEASIIDRGFEEGWVQPNPPKERTGKTVAVVGSGPAGLACAAQLNQAGHKVTVYERADRIGGLLEYGIPNMKLEKHIVKRRVDLLAAEGIEFVTNTEIGKDITAKQLVDDFDAVVLCTGSTRPRDLNVPGRELDGVHFAMEFLHANTKSLLDSELADGNYISAKDKNVIVIGGGDTGNDCLGTSVRHGCKSLVNFEIVPRPPQDRLDNNPWPQWPRIFRVDYGHAEAAAKFDYSHNELKKVPDDPREFCISTVEFIDDGNGRVKALKTVDVDWNQVTEGGPPFTVIPGTEKIWDADLVLLALGFLGPEAVISDQLDLELDVRTNYKAEFEKYTTNIEGVFAAGDCRRGQSLIVWAINEGRGAARECDRYLMGSTQLP; the protein is encoded by the coding sequence ATGGGTAAACCGACCGGATTTAAAGAGTTCACACGAAAAGTCCCGACCGACCGCGACCCCGCTTTGCGGATCCTTGATTGGAACGAATTCCACGAACACATGGATGTCGACGCCTTGCAAGAGCAGGGGGCGCGTTGCATGGATTGTGGAGTGCCGTTCTGTCACACCGGCGATCTGATGGCCAACATGGCCAGTGGTTGTCCGATCAATAACCTCATTCCGGAATGGAATGATTTGGTCTACCGCGATCAATGGCGGGAAGCGCTTGATCGGCTGCACAAGACAAACAACTTCCCGGAATTCACTGGGCGAGTTTGCCCCGCTCCGTGTGAAGGTTCATGCGTGCTAGGGATTATCGAACCACCAGTGACGATCAAGAACATCGAAGCGTCGATTATTGATCGCGGATTCGAGGAAGGTTGGGTTCAGCCAAACCCTCCGAAGGAACGCACCGGCAAAACGGTTGCGGTTGTTGGGTCAGGACCAGCGGGGTTGGCGTGTGCGGCTCAACTCAATCAAGCCGGGCACAAGGTCACCGTTTATGAACGGGCTGACCGCATCGGCGGGTTGCTGGAGTATGGCATCCCGAACATGAAGCTCGAAAAGCATATCGTCAAACGCCGTGTTGATCTGCTCGCTGCCGAGGGGATCGAGTTCGTCACCAATACGGAGATCGGCAAAGACATCACCGCGAAACAGCTCGTGGACGACTTTGATGCCGTCGTGCTATGTACCGGTTCGACTCGTCCTCGCGATTTGAACGTGCCCGGCCGTGAGCTTGATGGCGTTCACTTTGCGATGGAATTCCTGCACGCCAACACGAAAAGTCTGCTCGACTCCGAGTTGGCCGACGGGAATTACATTTCCGCGAAAGATAAGAACGTCATCGTGATCGGTGGGGGGGATACCGGGAACGATTGTCTCGGGACATCGGTGCGGCATGGTTGCAAATCGCTGGTGAATTTCGAGATCGTCCCGCGACCGCCGCAGGATCGGTTGGACAACAACCCCTGGCCTCAATGGCCACGGATTTTCCGCGTTGATTACGGTCACGCCGAGGCCGCTGCAAAGTTCGATTACAGCCATAACGAACTCAAGAAAGTTCCGGACGACCCACGAGAGTTCTGCATTTCCACAGTGGAATTCATCGACGACGGCAACGGACGCGTCAAAGCGTTGAAGACGGTCGATGTCGATTGGAACCAAGTCACCGAAGGTGGCCCGCCATTCACGGTCATTCCGGGCACCGAGAAAATCTGGGACGCCGACTTGGTTCTCTTGGCTCTCGGGTTCTTAGGACCGGAAGCGGTGATTTCCGATCAGCTCGATCTCGAACTCGATGTGCGAACGAACTACAAAGCCGAATTCGAGAAATACACAACCAACATCGAAGGTGTGTTCGCAGCGGGCGATTGCCGTCGTGGTCAAAGCTTGATCGTATGGGCCATCAATGAAGGTCGCGGAGCCGCTCGCGAATGCGATCGTTATCTCATGGGCTCAACGCAACTGCCGTAG